One segment of Nomia melanderi isolate GNS246 chromosome 10, iyNomMela1, whole genome shotgun sequence DNA contains the following:
- the LOC116428656 gene encoding tyrosine-protein kinase CSK: protein MPTYHNAGGGYPNVSAPARQAKLDGNQNHHTIPSNVTSHPLLQNSTQHNVPSNLSTSNIPSHPVSPTMTTHSNVVAPNLTSHMNTGSPPVILTANITNPSNPTALAVNPRHEVKLNAMPWFHGKISRETAERLLRPREDGLFLVRESTNFPGDYTLCVCYQGRVQHYRVKYKNNQLTIDDEEFFENLALLVEHYEQDADGLCTQLTKSLPKQGKQDFCVDPKAFMEAGWVIQTHELELRECIGKGEFGDVLLGVYRGERVAVKMLKDNSEAAQRFLAEASLMTSLIHDNLVKLLGLVFNNQHMYLVTEYMSKGSLVDYLRSRGRLHVSKKDQINFAYDTCAGMAYLESRHVVHRDLAARNVLVAEDNSAKVSDFGLARDENFSLEGGKLPIKWTAPEALKQNKFSNKSDMWSFGILLWEIYSFGRVPYPRIPLADVVKCVEKGYKMEQPDGCPHEVYDIMRQAWDLQPEKRPTFHDIKLVLGQLKSEYTKGVN from the exons ATGCCAACGTACCACAATGCGGGTGGCGGATACCCGAATGTGTCAGCGCCAGCGCGGCAAGCGAAGCTCGACGGCAACCAGAATCACCATACGATCCCCTCAAACGTAACGTCCCATCCCCTATTACAGAACAGCACGCAACACAACGTTCCTTCCAACTTGTCTACAAGCAACATTCCGTCCCACCCAGTATCACCGACAATGACTACGCATTCGAACGTCGTCGCTCCAAATCTAACGAGTCACATGAACACCGGTTCACCGCCGGTGATCCTCACCGCGAACATCACAAACCCCAGCAATCCTACCGCGTTAGCGGTGAATCCGAGACACGAGGTCAAACTGAACGCTATGCC ATGGTTTCACGGGAAAATATCGCGGGAAACTGCCGAGAGATTGTTGCGACCTAGAGAAGACGGCCTGTTCCTAGTCCGGGAGTCGACGAATTTCCCCGGCGATTATACGCTGTGCGTGTGCTATCAGGGTCGGGTGCAGCACTACCGTGTGAAATACAAGAACAATCAGCTGACCATTGACGACGAGGAGTTCTTCGAGAATTTGGCGTTGTTGGTCGAGCACTACGAGCAAGATGCGGATGGCCTGTGCACGCAGCTGACCAAGTCCCTGCCGAAACAGGGGAAACAGGACTTCTGCGTGGACCCGAAGGCGTTTATGGAGGCTGGCTGGGTGATCCAGACCCACGAACTAGAACTAAGGGAGTGCATCGGCAAGGGAGAATTCGGGGATGTGTTGCTGGGCGTCTATCGGGGCGAAAGGGTCGCAGTGAAGATGCTGAAGGACAACAGCGAGGCAGCTCAGAGGTTTCTAGCCGAGGCTAGCTTGATGACGTCGCTGATCCACGACAACCTGGTGAAGCTGCTGGGCCTCGTTTTCAATAATCAACACATGTACCTGGTTACGGAGTATATGAGCAAAGGATCCCTGGTGGATTATCTGAGATCACGGGGTAGATTGCACGTCTCCAAGAAGGATCAGATCAACTTCGCCTA CGACACGTGCGCTGGCATGGCGTATTTGGAGTCCAGGCACGTAGTGCACAGAGATCTGGCCGCGAGAAACGTTCTCGTTGCGGAGGACAATTCTGCCAAAGTGTCCGACTTCGGGCTGGCAAGGGACGAGAACTTTTCCCTCGAGGGCGGCAAGCTGCCCATCAAATGGACTGCACCAGAGGCTTTAAAGCAGAAT AAGTTTTCAAATAAGTCTGATATGTGGAGTTTTGGCATACTTTTGTGGGAGATTTATTCCTTTGGCCGTGTACCATACCCACGAATT CCATTGGCGGATGTTGTAAAATGCGTAGAAAAGGGATACAAAATGGAGCAACCAGACGGTTGTCCGCACGAGGTTTACGACATTATGAGACAA GCATGGGACTTGCAACCTGAAAAGCGACCTACTTTTCACGATATAAAATTAGTGTTGGGTCAACTGAAATCGGAGTACACCAAAGGTGTGAATTAA